A genomic stretch from Nocardia wallacei includes:
- a CDS encoding 3-hydroxyacyl-CoA dehydrogenase NAD-binding domain-containing protein yields the protein MTDNMIAWEKDADGIVVLTMDDPNQGANTMNELYKSSMQATVDRLEAEKDDIAGVVITSAKKTFFAGGDLKNMMQTGPDDAAAIMEELTVIKSALRRLEQLGKPVVAAINGAALGGGLEIALATHHRIAADVKGLKIGLPEVKLGLLPAGGGVTRTVRMFGLQTALLQILLQGNEFDANKAKGIGLVDEVVGSVEELVPAAKAWIKANPDKGVQPWDVKGYKIPGGTPSSPALAANLPAFPANLRKQLKGANMPAPKNIMSAAIEGAQVDFDNASLIESRYFVNLLTGPVAKNMIQAFFFDLQTINNGGSRPKDVPKREIKKVGVLGAGMMGAGIAYVSAKAGYEVVLKDVSLEAAERGKNYSEKIEAKALSRGKTTEEKSKALLDRIHPTADAKDFAGVDFVIEAVFENTELKQKVFQEIEDIVTPDALLGSNTSTLPITGLATGVKREQDFIGIHFFSPVDKMPLVEIIKGEKTSDEALARVFDYTLAIRKTPIVVNDSRGFFTSRVIGTFVNEAIAMLKEGIDPQTIEQSGLQAGYPAAPLQLSDELNMKLMQKIAAETLEAAKAGDTRLGTERHPAQDVIDYMVGEGRPGRLEKAGFYDYDENGKRLGLWSGLREHFKTSTEDQVPFQDLIDRQLFIEAIETQKCFDEGVLTATADANIGSIFGIGYPAWTGGVHQFIVGYPGGQEAFVARADELAAKYGKRFEVPASLRK from the coding sequence ATGACCGACAACATGATTGCCTGGGAGAAGGACGCCGACGGCATCGTCGTGTTGACCATGGACGACCCCAACCAGGGCGCCAACACGATGAACGAGCTCTACAAGAGCTCGATGCAGGCCACCGTCGACCGCCTCGAGGCCGAGAAGGACGACATCGCCGGTGTCGTCATCACCTCGGCGAAGAAGACCTTCTTCGCGGGCGGCGACCTCAAGAACATGATGCAGACCGGGCCGGACGACGCCGCGGCCATCATGGAGGAACTGACCGTCATCAAGTCCGCGCTGCGCCGTCTGGAGCAGCTCGGTAAGCCGGTCGTCGCCGCCATCAACGGCGCGGCGCTCGGCGGCGGCCTGGAGATCGCGCTGGCCACCCACCACCGCATCGCCGCCGACGTGAAGGGCCTGAAGATCGGCCTGCCCGAGGTGAAGCTGGGTCTGCTGCCCGCCGGCGGCGGCGTCACCCGCACTGTGCGGATGTTCGGCCTGCAGACCGCGCTGCTGCAGATCCTGTTGCAGGGCAACGAGTTCGACGCCAACAAGGCCAAGGGCATCGGCCTGGTCGACGAGGTCGTCGGCTCGGTCGAGGAGCTGGTCCCGGCCGCCAAGGCGTGGATCAAGGCCAACCCCGACAAGGGCGTGCAGCCCTGGGATGTCAAGGGCTACAAGATCCCCGGCGGCACCCCGTCGAGCCCGGCGCTGGCCGCCAACCTCCCGGCGTTCCCGGCGAACCTGCGCAAGCAGCTCAAGGGCGCCAACATGCCGGCCCCGAAGAACATCATGTCCGCCGCCATCGAGGGCGCACAGGTCGACTTCGACAACGCCTCGCTGATCGAGTCGCGGTACTTCGTCAACCTGCTCACCGGGCCGGTCGCGAAGAACATGATCCAGGCGTTCTTCTTCGACCTGCAGACCATCAACAACGGTGGTTCGCGGCCGAAGGACGTGCCCAAGCGCGAGATCAAGAAGGTCGGCGTGCTGGGCGCGGGCATGATGGGCGCGGGCATCGCCTACGTGTCGGCCAAGGCCGGGTACGAGGTCGTGCTGAAGGACGTCTCGCTGGAGGCGGCCGAGCGCGGCAAGAACTACTCGGAGAAGATCGAGGCGAAGGCGCTCTCGCGGGGCAAGACCACCGAGGAGAAGTCCAAGGCGCTGCTGGACCGCATCCACCCGACCGCCGACGCCAAGGATTTCGCGGGCGTCGACTTCGTCATCGAGGCCGTCTTCGAGAACACCGAGCTCAAGCAGAAGGTGTTCCAGGAGATCGAGGACATCGTCACCCCCGACGCGCTGCTCGGCTCCAACACCTCCACCCTGCCGATCACCGGCCTGGCCACCGGTGTGAAGCGGGAGCAGGACTTCATCGGCATCCACTTCTTCTCGCCGGTGGACAAGATGCCGCTGGTCGAGATCATCAAGGGCGAGAAGACCTCCGACGAGGCGCTGGCCCGGGTGTTCGACTACACCCTGGCGATCCGCAAGACCCCGATCGTGGTCAACGACAGCCGCGGCTTCTTCACCTCGCGCGTGATCGGCACGTTCGTCAACGAGGCGATCGCCATGCTGAAGGAGGGCATCGACCCGCAGACCATCGAGCAGTCGGGTCTGCAGGCCGGTTACCCCGCGGCGCCGCTGCAGCTGTCGGACGAGCTGAACATGAAGCTCATGCAGAAGATCGCCGCCGAGACGCTGGAGGCCGCGAAGGCGGGCGACACCCGCCTGGGCACCGAGCGGCACCCGGCGCAGGACGTCATCGACTACATGGTCGGTGAGGGTCGTCCGGGCCGGCTGGAGAAGGCCGGTTTCTACGACTACGACGAGAACGGCAAGCGGCTGGGCCTGTGGTCGGGTCTGCGCGAGCACTTCAAGACCAGCACCGAGGACCAGGTTCCCTTCCAGGACCTGATCGATCGGCAGCTGTTCATCGAGGCCATCGAGACCCAGAAGTGCTTCGACGAGGGTGTGCTGACCGCGACGGCCGATGCGAACATCGGCTCGATCTTCGGTATCGGCTACCCGGCCTGGACCGGCGGTGTGCACCAGTTCATCGTCGGTTACCCGGGTGGCCAGGAGGCCTTCGTGGCCCGCGCCGACGAGCTGGCCGCCAAGTACGGCAAGCGGTTCGAGGTACCCGCCTCGCTGCGTAAGTAA
- a CDS encoding serine/threonine-protein kinase gives MNPHTGKVRSTDAPAESNTQRYPRIGIADQLAAMGLFDAEEIGRGGFGVVYRCAQRALDRVVAVKVLSSEIDQESRERFLREEHAMGRLSGHPNIVDVLQVDVTPGGLPFIVMPYATHGSLEQLIRDHGPLDWSDSLRVGVKLAGAIESAHRVHVLHRDVKPANVLLSRYGEPQLTDFGIARIPGGFRTSTSMITGSPAFTAPEVLKGEEPTVRSDVYGLGSTLFALLTGHAAFERQSGEKVVAQFLRITTQPVPDLREQDIPAGVAEVIERAMAADPADRPRSALELGELLRSVQREQGQLPDEMALLQPGPNADEAGIAGATAYPSLRSRSVLTGRRASPTLRPPPRDGSQDTAAAHPLVPPATLPPTAATKFRPPTPTRRPIERPRLLDILRAGERRRLAVIHGPAGFGKSTVAAQWRAELTAGGTAVAWLGIGDDDDNEVWFLAHLVQAIRRVAPELGTGLEQVLEERSGEAVPYAISTLIDEIHTAGQPVAVVIEDWHRVTDAGAHRAMDALLDNACHHLRFVVTTREQTGLPLSRLRVRDEVVELGCDELRLTPLETRQILVERNGFRLTDEQVEQIHTAADGWPAAIQLVSLSLRGGRPASADEPAGAAVVDAEQLIAHLSGGNHAIREYLSENVLDTLDTDMLEFLMAISVTERVSGSLAAALSGASDAERLLEQAQQRELFVSRVEHDPEWFRIQPLFAEHLRDRLERVHPGRSKALHRKASRWYAEHRQLRRSVDHALAATDLELALDLLESGGMDLIDTSRLATLLGTVSKLPVQQVASRSKLLLALARANINLQQSGAARTALGRLSSMLARSSPTDAETVRQRCEAAVLGAADLVARDRTDGVLDKVSDCLKLADDLPPWTVSTAGNLVSFVRLCEFDFDGARRMQDWAAPYHARSKDPLGMVLGLLGKGAAAYEQLDIDTATQCFEQAWQTARERSGPRSHAVRVAAAVLGEVTYRRGDLDAAQALLDESHQLVARVGPVDFLITTFVVGARVKAVLGDVDTAVARLDEGARIAADRKLPRLAAHIRAERLRLDLPVERPAVSMPEPAMRPVRHSTGVAALTSEAEEIAAIRALLARHYRGGVDALGDDDVAPLGTDDSAVKRARALHARMSEQRRPRAGLDAALLLAECLSAAGWTGEAIATLTPAVARCAELGWPRPLLDAGPGVVGLLSTFRNDLLFGADHAETPAIPRKFLDCLL, from the coding sequence ATGAACCCACATACGGGCAAAGTCCGCAGCACCGATGCTCCCGCCGAATCGAACACCCAGCGTTACCCGCGGATCGGGATCGCCGACCAGCTCGCGGCGATGGGGTTGTTCGACGCCGAGGAGATCGGCCGCGGCGGCTTCGGGGTCGTCTATCGCTGTGCCCAGCGCGCCCTGGACCGGGTCGTCGCGGTGAAGGTGCTCTCCTCGGAGATCGACCAGGAGAGCCGCGAGCGATTCCTGCGCGAGGAGCACGCGATGGGCCGGTTGTCCGGCCATCCGAACATCGTGGACGTGCTGCAGGTCGACGTGACACCCGGTGGGCTGCCCTTCATCGTGATGCCCTACGCCACGCACGGCTCGCTCGAGCAACTCATCCGCGACCACGGGCCGCTGGACTGGTCGGATTCGCTGCGGGTCGGGGTGAAACTGGCCGGGGCGATCGAGAGCGCGCACCGGGTGCACGTACTGCACCGCGACGTGAAACCCGCCAACGTGCTGCTCAGCCGCTACGGCGAACCGCAGCTGACCGATTTCGGCATCGCCCGCATCCCGGGTGGATTCCGCACCTCGACCAGCATGATCACCGGCTCGCCCGCGTTCACCGCGCCCGAGGTGCTCAAGGGCGAGGAGCCGACCGTGCGCTCGGACGTGTACGGCCTGGGGTCGACCCTGTTCGCCCTGCTCACCGGGCACGCCGCCTTCGAGCGGCAGTCCGGGGAGAAGGTCGTTGCGCAATTTCTGCGCATCACCACCCAGCCCGTTCCGGACCTGCGCGAGCAGGACATCCCCGCCGGTGTGGCGGAGGTGATCGAACGGGCGATGGCGGCCGATCCGGCGGACCGGCCGCGGTCGGCGCTGGAGCTGGGCGAGCTGCTGCGCTCGGTACAGCGCGAGCAGGGCCAACTGCCCGACGAGATGGCGTTGCTGCAACCCGGTCCGAACGCCGACGAGGCCGGCATCGCGGGGGCGACGGCGTACCCGTCGCTCCGCTCGCGGTCCGTGCTGACGGGCAGGCGGGCCTCGCCGACCCTGCGTCCGCCGCCTCGCGACGGCTCGCAAGATACCGCCGCGGCGCACCCGCTGGTTCCGCCCGCCACGTTACCGCCTACGGCGGCAACGAAATTCCGGCCGCCGACGCCGACGCGGCGGCCGATCGAACGTCCGCGTCTGCTGGATATCCTGCGCGCCGGTGAACGCCGTCGGCTGGCGGTGATCCACGGTCCGGCCGGATTCGGCAAGAGCACCGTCGCGGCGCAGTGGCGGGCCGAGCTGACCGCCGGTGGCACCGCGGTGGCCTGGCTCGGCATCGGCGATGACGACGACAACGAGGTGTGGTTCCTGGCGCACCTGGTGCAGGCCATCCGCCGGGTGGCACCGGAACTGGGCACGGGACTCGAGCAGGTGCTCGAGGAGCGGTCCGGGGAGGCCGTGCCCTACGCGATCTCCACGCTGATCGATGAGATCCACACCGCCGGGCAGCCGGTAGCGGTGGTGATCGAGGACTGGCACCGGGTCACCGACGCCGGGGCGCATCGGGCGATGGACGCCCTCCTGGACAATGCCTGCCATCACCTGCGGTTCGTCGTGACCACCAGGGAGCAGACCGGCTTGCCGCTGAGTCGGCTGCGAGTGCGTGACGAGGTGGTCGAACTCGGCTGCGACGAGCTGCGCCTGACACCGCTGGAGACCCGGCAGATTCTGGTGGAGCGCAACGGTTTCCGGCTGACCGACGAGCAGGTCGAGCAGATCCACACCGCCGCGGACGGCTGGCCCGCGGCGATCCAGCTGGTGAGCCTGTCGCTGCGGGGCGGACGACCGGCGTCCGCGGACGAGCCCGCGGGCGCGGCGGTGGTCGACGCGGAGCAGCTCATCGCGCATCTGTCCGGTGGCAATCACGCTATTCGCGAATACCTTTCGGAGAACGTGCTCGACACCCTCGATACCGACATGCTCGAGTTCCTGATGGCGATCTCGGTGACCGAACGGGTGAGCGGTTCGCTGGCCGCCGCGCTCAGCGGTGCGTCCGACGCCGAGCGATTGCTGGAGCAGGCGCAGCAGCGGGAGCTGTTCGTCAGCCGCGTCGAACACGACCCGGAGTGGTTCCGGATCCAGCCGTTGTTCGCCGAGCACCTGCGTGACCGGCTGGAGCGCGTGCACCCCGGCCGGTCGAAGGCATTGCACCGCAAGGCTTCCCGGTGGTACGCCGAGCATCGCCAGCTGCGCCGGTCGGTCGATCACGCGCTCGCGGCCACCGATCTGGAGCTGGCGCTGGACCTGCTGGAGTCCGGCGGCATGGATCTCATCGATACCTCACGGCTGGCCACGCTGCTGGGGACGGTGTCGAAACTGCCGGTGCAACAGGTGGCTTCGCGGTCGAAACTGCTGCTGGCACTCGCGCGCGCCAACATCAATCTGCAACAGTCCGGGGCCGCGCGCACCGCGCTGGGGCGGCTGTCGAGCATGCTGGCGCGCAGTTCGCCCACCGACGCCGAGACGGTGCGACAGCGCTGTGAGGCCGCGGTGCTGGGCGCCGCCGATCTCGTGGCGCGCGACCGCACCGACGGTGTGCTGGACAAGGTTTCGGATTGCCTGAAGCTGGCCGACGACCTGCCGCCGTGGACGGTGTCGACGGCGGGCAATCTGGTGTCGTTCGTGCGGCTGTGCGAGTTCGACTTCGACGGGGCGCGCAGGATGCAGGACTGGGCGGCGCCGTATCACGCCCGCTCCAAGGACCCGCTCGGCATGGTGCTGGGCCTGCTGGGCAAGGGTGCGGCGGCCTACGAACAGCTCGATATCGACACGGCCACACAGTGTTTCGAACAGGCGTGGCAGACGGCGCGGGAGCGTTCGGGTCCGCGTTCGCACGCGGTCCGGGTGGCGGCGGCGGTGCTCGGTGAAGTCACCTACCGGCGTGGTGATCTGGATGCGGCCCAGGCGCTGCTGGACGAGAGCCATCAGCTGGTGGCCCGGGTGGGGCCGGTCGACTTCCTGATCACGACGTTCGTGGTGGGCGCGCGGGTCAAGGCGGTGCTCGGCGATGTCGATACCGCCGTCGCGCGGCTCGACGAGGGTGCGCGCATCGCCGCCGACCGCAAACTGCCCCGGCTGGCCGCCCACATCCGCGCCGAACGTCTCCGGCTGGACCTGCCGGTCGAGCGGCCCGCCGTGTCGATGCCGGAACCGGCGATGCGGCCGGTGCGGCACAGCACGGGCGTGGCCGCGCTGACGTCCGAGGCGGAGGAGATCGCCGCCATCCGCGCCCTGCTGGCCCGCCACTACCGCGGCGGCGTCGACGCCCTCGGCGACGACGACGTGGCCCCGCTCGGCACCGACGACTCCGCGGTGAAACGGGCCAGGGCACTACACGCCCGGATGTCCGAACAACGCCGTCCCCGTGCGGGATTGGACGCCGCCCTCCTCCTCGCCGAATGTCTCTCGGCGGCAGGCTGGACCGGCGAAGCCATCGCCACCCTCACCCCGGCCGTCGCCCGCTGCGCCGAATTGGGTTGGCCCCGGCCACTATTGGATGCTGGCCCCGGCGTCGTCGGCCTGCTCAGCACCTTCCGCAACGACCTGCTGTTCGGTGCGGATCATGCCGAAACCCCCGCCATACCAAGGAAATTCCTCGACTGCCTGCTTTGA
- a CDS encoding class I SAM-dependent methyltransferase, giving the protein MTTFKDRSDVFAELGTKLSIAEIFETLVEGPVPIRFTAYDGSSCGPEDSKYRLDIRTPRGINYIATAPGDLGMARAYISGDMAVEGVHPGDPYDILKAMSDLKFRRPSALALVTIARSLGWDALKPIAPPPQETLPRWRRIALEGFRHSKGRDAEAIHHHYDVSNEFYEYVLGPSMTYTCAVYGDENWTLEQAQENKYRLVFDKLNLKAGDRLLDIGCGWGGMVRYAAKRGVKVIGATLSKEQAEWAQKKIAEEGLQDLAEVRHSDYRDVPETEFDALSSIGLTEHIGVHNYPSYFGYIKSKLRDGGLFLNHCITRPDNTRTTKAGDFIDRYVFPDGELIGSGRIISDIQNVGLEVFHEENLRPHYALTLREWCKNLVENWDYCVAAADEGTAKVWGLYMAGCVLGFERNVVQLHQVLGMKLGPDEKWTVPLRPWWNA; this is encoded by the coding sequence GTGACCACGTTCAAAGATCGTTCGGACGTCTTCGCGGAACTGGGAACCAAACTCAGCATCGCCGAGATCTTCGAGACCCTCGTCGAGGGGCCGGTGCCCATTCGGTTCACCGCCTACGACGGGTCGAGCTGCGGCCCGGAGGATTCGAAGTACCGGCTGGATATCCGCACCCCGCGCGGCATCAACTACATCGCCACCGCCCCGGGCGATCTGGGCATGGCGCGCGCCTACATCTCCGGTGACATGGCCGTCGAGGGTGTCCACCCGGGTGATCCCTACGACATCCTGAAAGCGATGAGCGACTTGAAGTTCCGGCGCCCGTCGGCGCTGGCGCTGGTCACCATCGCCCGCTCGCTTGGCTGGGATGCGCTCAAGCCGATCGCTCCGCCGCCGCAGGAGACGCTGCCGCGCTGGCGACGCATCGCCCTGGAGGGCTTCCGGCACTCCAAAGGCCGCGACGCCGAGGCGATCCACCACCACTACGACGTCTCCAACGAGTTCTACGAGTACGTGCTCGGCCCGTCGATGACCTACACCTGCGCGGTCTACGGCGACGAGAACTGGACCCTCGAGCAGGCGCAGGAGAACAAGTACCGCCTGGTGTTCGACAAGCTCAACCTGAAGGCGGGCGACCGGCTGCTCGATATCGGCTGCGGCTGGGGCGGCATGGTGCGCTACGCGGCCAAGCGCGGCGTCAAGGTGATCGGTGCGACGCTGTCCAAGGAGCAGGCCGAGTGGGCGCAGAAGAAGATCGCCGAGGAGGGTCTGCAGGACCTGGCCGAGGTGCGCCACTCCGACTACCGCGACGTGCCCGAAACCGAATTCGACGCGCTGTCGTCGATCGGTCTCACCGAGCACATCGGCGTGCACAATTACCCGTCGTACTTCGGCTACATCAAGAGCAAGCTGCGCGATGGCGGCCTGTTCCTGAACCACTGCATCACCCGGCCCGACAACACCCGCACCACCAAGGCCGGTGACTTCATCGACCGCTACGTGTTCCCCGACGGCGAGCTGATCGGCTCCGGCCGCATCATCTCCGACATCCAGAACGTCGGCCTCGAGGTCTTCCACGAGGAGAACCTGCGCCCGCACTACGCGCTCACCCTGCGCGAATGGTGCAAGAACCTGGTCGAGAACTGGGACTACTGCGTAGCCGCCGCCGACGAGGGCACCGCCAAGGTCTGGGGCCTCTACATGGCCGGCTGCGTCCTCGGCTTCGAACGCAACGTGGTCCAACTCCACCAGGTCCTCGGCATGAAACTCGGCCCCGACGAGAAGTGGACGGTCCCCCTGCGCCCCTGGTGGAACGCCTGA